The genomic window ATCAGAATCATTAGAACAAAACTCAGCATCTGAAACACCTTTTTTATAACATCTTGTAGTGTAAGGTGAAAATCTACCCCAACCATGAGCAATGAATATTGTGCCTTCTATGATTTTATCTGTCACTTTAGCTTTAACAGTGTAGGGTGATTTAAGATTACCTTTAACCAATACTACCTTATCACCATCTTTGATATTTATAGCTTTAGCATCTTTTGGGTTGATCCATACACTATTGTTATCATAGTGCTCAAGCAACCATTCGTTATCTTGAGTTCTTGCGTGTGTATGAACTGCTACTCTACCAAAAACAAGCCTGAATTCATTTTGTTTTTTTGATTTATTTGGCGGAGTGTAGGTTGGTAGTGGATCAAACCCGCCTTCTTTTAAGGATTCGCAGTAAATATCGATTTTTCCGCTGCCAGTATTAAAACTTACATCTTCTCCTAAAGCAATTGGATATGGATTAAATGGTGCCTTTTTGTATGCATCAAGCATTTTTTGATAAGCTACTTTTGGATCAATATTACCGCTTAAATCAACATCTTCTGGTATTGGTCCAAGTGATATTACACCATCTTTTAGTAATTTGTCTCTTTGGTCTTTTGGCATTTGGTTTAATGAGCTAAAGAATACGCCTTTTGCATCTGTGTATGGGAAAAATTCGCCAAGACCCATGTGTTTTGCTATACCGTGTGCTATTGCCCAAATATCTCTTGTATCATAAACTGGGTCAACAGCTGGCTCTCTAAAGTGCACGTATGGATATTTCCAGCTGATGGTTTTTAAGGCAGCATACATTTCAAGATATGTAGATTCGGGAAATACAATGTCTGCGTAAAGTGTATGCTCCCATGGCAATATGTCAACTACCATATAAAAATCAAGTTTATTGATGGCTTCTTTAATCTTATTTGAATCACCATTATGGAATAATGGGTTTGTGGCATAGCTAATCATCGCTTTGATTGGATATGGCTTTTGTGTTCTTATAGCTTCCCATAAAACATTATCAAGTCCAAGTACCCCTACAATTTCTTGTGTAGTGTTAGGTAAATTTGTAAGTGACAAAACAGCATTAGCTGCATTTCTTTGTTGGGCTAGTTGAGCATATTTTGATTCTTCAACATCTGGCATATCTGCATTTGGAACTTTGATTTTATTTGCTTTAAAAAAACCACCAGGCTGAAACCAGTTACCAAGCAAGGCATTTGCAAT from Desulfurella sp. includes these protein-coding regions:
- a CDS encoding molybdopterin dinucleotide binding domain-containing protein; this encodes WAESQTGIKADEIIQIAREISSFAPNCIIVPPRRSTRYGFDTQLSRAIAIANALLGNWFQPGGFFKANKIKVPNADMPDVEESKYAQLAQQRNAANAVLSLTNLPNTTQEIVGVLGLDNVLWEAIRTQKPYPIKAMISYATNPLFHNGDSNKIKEAINKLDFYMVVDILPWEHTLYADIVFPESTYLEMYAALKTISWKYPYVHFREPAVDPVYDTRDIWAIAHGIAKHMGLGEFFPYTDAKGVFFSSLNQMPKDQRDKLLKDGVISLGPIPEDVDLSGNIDPKVAYQKMLDAYKKAPFNPYPIALGEDVSFNTGSGKIDIYCESLKEGGFDPLPTYTPPNKSKKQNEFRLVFGRVAVHTHARTQDNEWLLEHYDNNSVWINPKDAKAINIKDGDKVVLVKGNLKSPYTVKAKVTDKIIEGTIFIAHGWGRFSPYTTRCYKKGVSDAEFCSNDSDPLSGAAAFLNSFVSIEKT